The Thermofilaceae archaeon genomic sequence GCGTTGAGGACTGGTACGAGTTCTACTGGAAGGTGGGCGAAAGGCTGATCAAGGTCGAGTACGTAACGCGGGGCGACCCGGTGGAAGCCCAGCGGGAGCTCATCGCCTCTCTGGCCCCCAACCTGCAAGTGGGGGGCATGCCCGTCGGCGTCTCGGAGGCCGAGAGCGCGGCGAAGGCCCACCTCAGCTGGATCAGGAGGGCCTTCGAGCAGGCGCTGAACCGGGCCTTCAGGGAGGGTGGGCCGTGAGGGTCGGCTACGTCATATCCAGGAGGCCGCCCACCAACTCCAGCTTCGAGTTCGAGCTCGAGGAGCCGGGCAGCGTCGCGGTGGGGGACTTCGTCGAGGTCCCCCTGGATAGGGGGGCTCTACTCGCCAGGGTCGCGAAAGCCTACGTGGAGAACCAGCTGCTCTCGAGCCCCGGGCTCGTCAGGGAGCACTCGCTCTACGGGCTCAAGCTGCCCAGCAGAGCCGCCCTGGAGACCTCCGAGGTCCACGTGGCCAGGGCCGAGGCGGTCGGCATCGTGGCTGAGGACGGCATCCACCCTCCGAGCACCCCACCCACCCCCGGCTCCCCCGTGTACACGGCGGCCGGCACCTCCCTCGCCAGGCTCCTCGGCTTCGTGGAGGGAGGGGTTAGGCTGGGGCGCGTCTGGAGGAGCGGGGTTGAAGCGGTGCTGGACGCGGAGCTTCTGCTGAAGCACCACGTTGCGGTTCTGGGGGCGACGGGCTCGGGGAAGTCCTACACGTGCGGAGTGCTGGCCGAGGAGGTTCTGGAGCTCGGGCTCCCCCTCGTCGTCCTCGACCCCCACGGCGAGTACGCGACCCTCTCCGAGCGCTACAGGGTGAGGCGCCTGCGGGCCGACCGGGTCGCCATCCCGCCCGGGGAGGTTTCGCCGGACGCGATAGCCGAGGCCACCGAGATGAGCGACGTGCAGAGGGACCTGCTCTACCTGGCCTGGCAGGAGGCCGAGGGCCCCTACCTCGAGGACCTCGAGGAGGCGGTGAGGAGGGTTACGGCTCAGTTCCGTTTCAGGGACGAGACACTGATCGCGCTGGTGAGGAGGCTCAGGGTCCTCAAGGCCTACGGCGCCTTCACTGGGAAGGGCGAGCGGCTCGAGCTGGCCGAGGGCGAGGCGCTCATCATCGACGTGGGGCTCGGGATGCCGGAGCACGTAACGAGGGCGCTGGCCGGCTCCATCGTCTGGCGCCTCTTCGAGGCGAGGAAGCTGGGCGACGCGCCGCCCTTCGCCCTGATCGTCGACGAGGCCCAACGCTTCCTGCCCGTCGACGAGGAAACGTTCTCGAGGACGGCGCTCCGGACGGTTGCTAGGGAGGGGAGGAAGTTCGGGGCCTCCCTCACCATCGCCAGCCAGAGGGTCGTGGGCCTCGACAAGGACGTGCTCAGCCAGTGCGGGACGAAGATCCTCCTGCGTATGGACAGCCCAACCGACCTGGCGATGCTCAAGCCCGCCCTGGGGAGCTACGCGAAGCTCCTCCCCCACCTGCCCACCGGCGTGGCGCTCGTGACCGGCGTCTCCGCCCGCTACCCAGTCCTCGTCGAGGTTAGAGGGAGGAAGACCACCCACGGAGGCTCCGGAGTCAAGCTCCGGGTAAAGGCGCCGAGCGGAGGCACAGGCTAGAACGCCACGACAATCGATTCTCCCGCGCGCTGGAGCGGGCTTCAAGCTCTCGCAGCCCCATCAGGCGGTGAGCTCGTCGGGCGACACCAGCGTATCCCTCAACCCGATCCTGCGGACGAACTCCTTCAGCTCCCTGTCGAGCGTGAGGAACCTCAAGTTGTAGCGGACTGAGGCGGCGTAGAGGATGTTGTCGATCATGTCCCTGTGGCCGAGCGCGTACAACCTGGCAGCCTCCGCGAAGACCCAAGCGTCCTCCCTAACCTCCCGGTAGACCCCGCTCTCCA encodes the following:
- a CDS encoding ATP-binding protein; translation: MRVGYVISRRPPTNSSFEFELEEPGSVAVGDFVEVPLDRGALLARVAKAYVENQLLSSPGLVREHSLYGLKLPSRAALETSEVHVARAEAVGIVAEDGIHPPSTPPTPGSPVYTAAGTSLARLLGFVEGGVRLGRVWRSGVEAVLDAELLLKHHVAVLGATGSGKSYTCGVLAEEVLELGLPLVVLDPHGEYATLSERYRVRRLRADRVAIPPGEVSPDAIAEATEMSDVQRDLLYLAWQEAEGPYLEDLEEAVRRVTAQFRFRDETLIALVRRLRVLKAYGAFTGKGERLELAEGEALIIDVGLGMPEHVTRALAGSIVWRLFEARKLGDAPPFALIVDEAQRFLPVDEETFSRTALRTVAREGRKFGASLTIASQRVVGLDKDVLSQCGTKILLRMDSPTDLAMLKPALGSYAKLLPHLPTGVALVTGVSARYPVLVEVRGRKTTHGGSGVKLRVKAPSGGTG